The Deltaproteobacteria bacterium sequence GCGGCCGCGAGTTCGGCGTACGCCTCTTCGAACCGCAGGTCGTCGAGCGCCGCCCGCGCGCGCGCGACGTGCGGGTTCGCATGGGCCGCCGCGGCCGCGAGCCACACCGCAGCGCACGCCGCGTGCGACCACCTCACCACTCGACCTTCCGCCGGGTCGTGTCCCCCGAGCGTATCTGGACGCGGAAGGTGCGGACCGTGGCGTCGGCCGACGACACCGCCTTGAGTTGGTGGACGCCCGGCGCGAGCGGCACGCGCACCAGCGGGGTCACCCCGAGTTTGCGGCCGTCGACGAACACGGTGGCGTACGGCTGCGCCGCCACCGTCAAGTAGCCATCCGGCGCGGGCGCCGCGGGCGCCGCGGCGCGACGCGACCGCTCGCTCGGCCGGCCGGTCCGGCGGGCGCCGCCGGCGCGACCGCCGGCCGGCTGTCGCCGCTGCGCCCGGTCGTGCGCGGTTGCGCCGCGGCGCGGCGCGTCCCGCG is a genomic window containing:
- a CDS encoding PEGA domain-containing protein; this translates as AGARAAGRGEPPGDAAVASGRQVGLVASGRAGDGGRRRPEAGRADDGGAPDSERASRARDAPRRGATAHDRAQRRQPAGGRAGGARRTGRPSERSRRAAAPAAPAPDGYLTVAAQPYATVFVDGRKLGVTPLVRVPLAPGVHQLKAVSSADATVRTFRVQIRSGDTTRRKVEW